A stretch of DNA from Juglans microcarpa x Juglans regia isolate MS1-56 chromosome 5D, Jm3101_v1.0, whole genome shotgun sequence:
GGGCTCTTTGCGTATACAAAGACGAgtcatttggattcagagataggttgagataagttgagatgatttgtgaatagtagaataaaaattaaattatttattatattttgtgtgaaaatttcagaaaattgtaatgataagatgagatgagatgtgttgagatgagttgaggtggattttgaatgcaaacgaggccaGGTCTTCCTATTATCCGATCTGCTTACGTTGAATTTATTCTGTTAATGGGTCTTTTTTTGTTTGCCTTATATGTTTTAATGTTTATCTGGCTTTCTTGGTTGACTTATTCTGGTTTCTAGGTCTATGGTATAGTGTTTGGTTTGCTTATGGTCTTTTTTTTATACTTGGGTTTGGgtctttttgaatatttgtaactTCAGGGTATTTGACTTATTTTTGGTATGGTGTCTAGGTCTTTTTGAGGCCGAGTTTTGGTCTTTCTTGAATATTTGTTAACTCTCAAGTTTTTAGTTGTAACCATAATTTTTCTCTACCATAAATGATggctataaataaaattgagttactatcatctttttaaataaaaaaaaaaaaatctaaagcaCCATCattaagaaaagagaaaaatttaaatacacgtactaaaaaaataatcgtTAGAAAGATAActcttactaaaaaaaaatgaataaaatgagttaaaaagtAACACggtaagaataaaaaatatatattttttattagaataaagaaagaaaatattggagattCGGCAAAAATTTGACCAATAATATAAGGACGCGGATGTTAGTGCTCTAATGGGCTATTACCAATTGAAATAGGAAAATTATACACAAGGGCCTTTTTTTGTTTACATTCCTTTTAACGTTCTTCTTCCTAGTTAAATGTAAAtatcttctattttatttttttttttttggttaaagaaggacaatttttatttatctttaattaatataaatgtaCGCTTGCTTTTGTATATACTGGTATAGTTTTTTCCCTTCAAATTATGTTTGTAAGATTTGTATATTAAGTTGGCACACCGAGTTGTAGTCGGAGAAGGACTACCCATGTACCATGTTCGGCCCTACCTTAATTTGCACAAagaataatttgaataataaaaaggaaaccAATAAGAAAATTTTCAGGGCATGAAGCATCAACAAGCTTACCTTCTGCAGGGGGAAGCAACTGTGGTGGTGGCAGTGGCGATGATTCCTCAACGTTCAAGTCATAGAAAGGGGTAGTCTCGAATCTTAAATCACAACTGGGTGCTACGTATCTCCCTCCACGCTTCCCATAACAGCATCGTGGAATTTCTTGCACGAGTCCCTTCAGGCAGATGGTGCATTGATTGGGGTCCAAATCaggagtacattccacaagtgCATATAGTGTTTCAAAGTCTGTGGCAGGCCCGCTATCCAGAGCAAACTTGCGAGTAGAATTCCCTTGTGCGGCGCGTTTTGTTAGCCTGTCTAGCAATTGTCCTAGCACCTGATTGAAATTCTCTACGTCTGTGGCGTTTTCAGTATTGTAAATGATAACTGGATGTTCAGTTTCCAAGGTGCCAAATATAGTTCCGTTTGAGTATCGTAGCGTACACATACCGTCTCCCATGAATGCCTTCGTCTGGTGGGGACAAGACTGTAACAGAGCCTGACTTGTTGTATTGATACAATTACGACATGACTCCGGCGTAATGTCTCCTCTACAAAGTGCAATCGCGTTCACTTTGTCGGCATTTTCTCCGGCGGAGAAATTGTAAAACCCGTAATCGATCTCCGTGTTGGAATACATGGTGGCCAGGAGGCCAACGAGGTTTGCCCTGTAGGTACTGTTGCTGGAGTAGTTACCAGTTGGATAGCAAAAGTACTAAGCCGTGGGAGCAACAGGAAGTAAGAtaatgaaggagaagaagaaaagtagTCTCCAACACATCGTCGTTGTTCCCCTCTCTATTCTCTAGTCTACAAATTGGAAAGATTCCAACGATGGAACCCATATATATGATTCCAGTGGAGAATAGGAAGGATGGACTGGCGTTGCTTCTATGTAATTCTCAAAATTCAGGATGCTGAAAAttcctagtcttaaagatttcAAGCACCGAAGTCCAGGATTTTGAAATTCCGAGGCTAGCTATAAAAGATGGTATTGGTATCTAtgggctggtttggattcaatCTCATCAGATAGTTATGTCCTGAgatagctaatccaatgtgcTTCAGTAGATTTATCGGTCTTTTGACTCTAAAATTTGAACATTGATCtaatctttgaatttttcacCATTTGTCAAATCAATCCATTTGTCGTtgcattcacatcaataaaccATTCGAAACTTCCTCTCAGCTCCAATAATGGTTCGAGATGTGTCATTTTGACATGccttatatgaaaatttaaagacaataataaattttttaattaacaaatttACTACAAAAGAAAATCGAAATAAAAATCGCAAAAATtagatttcaaacaaaaaaggaaaaaaaatagattttattaacaACTTCTGTGATCAATTGTTAGTATGTTACTCATTCATCCCCCACAACAtgatttacttaattatttgaAGTTTAATCACGTCTAAacgtttcttttttattttttggaaagaggATGATACCCCAACTTTATTGATAACCCTCATTTATAGTAGAAGAAAATCGTGGTTACAATATGAAACTTTGGGGTTACAATATTCATAAAGGACCAAAACCCAGGACTCAAAAATTCTTAGATACCCAACCACAGTACAATTTGCCAAAACGAttgcaagaaataaaatcaaagcGACAACCTGCAAGAAAGAATAACAACAcatgcatataataaaatatggaTTAACCAAATGCAAATTAAAACATATCTCATGAGGAAATCTTCAAATAAAGAAGATCAATTCTATCTGTGCGAAGAAGACCTCTTAATTTACTAATCATAGGGGCCCGGTCACCTAACCAATCCGTAGTTATACCCTTTGCACcttgtttaacaaaaaaatccGCAACGGCATTTCCCTCACGAAAAATATGGCTCACTGTATACTCAAATTGATCCAGACAACTTTTCAACTCATCCCAATAATCCTCAAGATACCAAATATTACACTAACCCTTTCTAATGCAATTAACAAGGATTTGAGAATCAGTTTCAATATCCGCTTGATAAAAACCAAGTTGACAACACCTTCTAACCTCTTCTATCAAACCACTTAGTTCAGCAAAGTTGTTAGAAGCTTGGcctaaaagaacaaaataagcCGCACACATTTGACCACCAGCATCACAAATGACACCCCCAGCACCAGCAAGCCCAGGATTACCCAAGCTGCCATTCGTATTAAGCTTCACCCAATTTTGTGAGGGAGGACTCCACTTAACCACTGAAACCTTCTTCGCTTTAGGAACTAACACTGGAAAATCCATCTGTTTAGAATAACAACATCCTGTCTAGGAAGTCTCAAGGACCTAGATCCAACTGCATGATTCTACAAATCCACAACTTGATAGCATGTCAAACCGTCTGAACCGAATCCATCTTGCCATCATACCTAGCTCTGCACTGCCGTTCCAAGAGTTTCCAAGAAACAATGGATAGGATAAGACCAAAAATAGTCCGAACTTGAGACGACTTGCCAGCACGACAAAACCAAAAATTAACTTGCTCCTACCAAGTATGGAAAACACCCATATTAAAACCTAATTGAACCGAAACCATCCGCCAAACTTGCCTAGCAAAATCATCAGTGCAAAGAATATGATTGAGATCTTCAGAATGGCCAGAGCAATAACAGTTACATTTAGAAGCCTTTTGGATACTAGCAATTTTAATCTTCTCATCCACGCTCAAGCAACTATTAGTGGCCTTCCACATCATAACAGAAATTTTCTTAGGGATATTATTATGCCAAATCCAGTGAGCCCAAGATAAAGGAGGCGTCCGAACTCTAATACACTCCCAAGCACTTTACGTAGTAAACTTTCCGTCGTGCTCTTTCATCCAAATTAACATATCCTGCCCCTCTTTACGCCTAGCCAAAACCTGATACAATTCATTAGCTTTATCATGGCCAACAAGTCTTTCTAAACAAGAGGTATTCCAACCATTCTCAATGTGAGGCTCTTTGATTTTAAGCAGAGATTGATCAATCACAGGGAAATGTATATTAAGAGGACCACCATCCTCTCCATTTTGGGATGAACAAAAtgacataatatatatctttGCTACTTAAGTATACATGACCATCTTCATTTATAGAGAAGttgcttaataaaaaaaacagagggTGGGAGATGGGAATCTTGAACCAGTAGAATTGCATTTCAAACAAAATGCTGCACTAGCTTCCATCAAAAGTTATAGGCCATCTAGCTTAGATATTGAAGCTTCATTTCTTGAGGCTTGGATAGAGCTACTTCGACGCCTATCTGGTCTTGTTACACCAACACCGTTTTCATTGGAACGACACATCTGATCTGGTGCTGTGCATAACAAATGCAGGTCTTGTGGGCATTGGTAAAGTAGCAGAGTGGCTATTAAACATGAGGCCGACTGTAGCCATGGTTGGTCGGTCAGCCACATTTTCCTGAACACATAATAATCCAATGTGGATGCATCTCATTATTTGAGTTGTTGACCTGGCCTTTAATGTGGCATCTACAAGATTTGAGGTTGTCCCCTGCCTCAAATTTTCCATGCCTGTAGGATGGTTACATTGGGAGACACCACAATAACCAGAACATCcgtttattttttcaacatcaTATGACTTACTATCAGGTCAGACTTTGAGATAAAAgaaatgcatataaaaaaaaaaaaaaaaaaaattgcacttaCATAACTTAGAAGGTCATCAGCTTCATTCTCTCCCTGAAAAgtagagttatttttttttaccgcTCACTATCTCCAGAACTAACACGCCAAAACTCAACACATCAGATTTTACTGAAAATTGTCCGCGCATTACATATTCTGGAGGCATGTATCCGCTGCAGGTGAACATTATCAGAAATATTAGTTTGATTTGAATGATGTCATAGCTTTCGGTACTTGTTCTACTTTTTTATGGACTTACTTCCATCTTATGTGGATATACTTACTAGGTCCCCACAATTTTGCGCGTATTGCCTTGAGTTTGATCCAGTACAAATAATCTTGCCGTGCCGAAATCTGAAATCTTTGGATTCATATCTACATCTAAGAAAATGTTGCTAGCCTTGAGATCCTGATGAATAATACGAAGTCGCGAATCTTCGTGAAGGTAAAGAAGTCCTCGAGCGATGCCTTCTATAATTTTGTGGCGCATTTCCCAATTCAATAGTGCACTCTTGTTTGGATCTGCATATTCATGCAAATGTAGTGTGAACATGTTGAAGCAATATACGTGGAAGACAGGACAATTCCATTAAAATGTAATTACTATGAATAGAATTTGGGATTTGAGAGGAATGGCAAACATACCAAAATGTAATTATCATTGTTCCTTGATATCAAATAATAAAGTTACTACTTCTCCTCTGCTTGATGGTTCTTCAGCTTCAGGTACCCTTTACcctatttcttcatatttgtcatattctaaattttccTCTTCCTATAAGCATTTATGTTCCTCTGTTGATTCCCTATATGAACCCAAATTCTTTCATCAAGCCATGACATATCCTCATTGGAAGGATGCAATGGCAACTAAAATCAATGCTCTTGAAGCTAATAAAACTTAGATCCTAACTGATTTACCTCCTAGCAAGCAGCCCATTGGCTGTAAATGGGTTTACAAGTGCAAGTTGAAATTTGATGGCACTCTAGAAAGGTATAAGGCTTAGTTGGTTGCAAAAGGGTATACTCAACAAGAGGGAATTAATTACTTTgatactttttcttttgttgcaaAACTGACCACTGTTCGTTGCTTTCTTGCCTTAGTTGCTAAACACAATCGGGAGGTGCATCAATTAGGTGTCAACAATGCATTTCTTCATGAGAATTTGGATGAGGAGGTAGACATGAAACTTTCTCTTGGTTTTTCTAAACCTGGAGATCCTCTAGTTTGTAAGCTGCTCAAGTTTttatatggtttaaaacaagcttCTCGTcaatgattttctaaattctcttCAACTCTGGTTGCTTATGGATTTACTCAGTCAAAGTCTGTTATTCTTTATTTACTAAATTTTCTGGTGATTCTTTTGTAACACTGttggtatatgtggatgatattgttATTGTCTCAAATCATTCACAAACTGTTGCTAATCTTATGGCTTTCTTAAATCTCTATTTTAAGTTGAAAGATCTTGGtgttttgaagtattttttgggGCTAGAAGTTGCCAGATGTGCTAAGGGTATGtctctttctcaaagaaaatatgctcTTAAAATTGGTTCCGACTCTAGTTTATTAGCTGCTAAACCTGCTAGCTGGCCAATggataaaaacttaaaactctccaaaacagAATTTGGAGGTCCTTTACTTACTGATCCAGCCTCTTACAGAAGGTTAATTAGTCGTCTTCT
This window harbors:
- the LOC121264851 gene encoding LOW QUALITY PROTEIN: cysteine-rich receptor-like protein kinase 29 (The sequence of the model RefSeq protein was modified relative to this genomic sequence to represent the inferred CDS: inserted 2 bases in 2 codons; deleted 1 base in 1 codon), producing the protein FEYRIIEVATENFSAQNKLGEGGFGAVYKGKFPNGKEIAVKRLSMGSPQGDAEFKNEVMLVAMLQHRNLTRLLGFCLEGSERXLVYELVRNSSLDKFIFDPNKSALLNWEMRHKIIEGIARGLLYLHEDSRLRIIHQDLKASNIFLDVDMNPKISDFGTARLFVLDQTQGNTRKIVGTYGYMPPEYVMRGQFSVKSDVLSFGVLVLEIVSGKKKNSTFQGENEADDLLSYAWKIXRQGTTSNLVDATLKARSTTQIMRCIHIGLLCVQENVADRPTMATVGLMFNSHSATLPMPTRPAFVMHSTRSDVSFQ